The stretch of DNA taacaaagagaaggttaaggggtgacttgacccCAGTCTAGAAGTACCTAGGTGGGGAACAGCAATGTGATAATAGAGagctcttcagcctagcagccAAAAATCTAACAAgaaccaagggctggaagttgaagctagacaaattcagaacagaaataaagtgcagatttttaacaggtttcagagtaacagccatcttagtctgtattcgcaaaaagaaaaggcatctgatgaagtgagctgtagctcacgaaagcttatgctcaaataaattggttagtctctaaggtgccacaagtactccttttctttttgcagatttttaacagtgaaggtaattaacaattggaacaacaATTAGATGGGGGTAAAGGGGGATGGATGAACAGAAGTATAGATAGAGAGATGGGATCTAAGCCCCGGGTTGCATTAATTTCCCTTTCACCCCCTCTTCTCTTTTTGTAGGATGGTGCTGGAGGGCAGCCCCGAGGCCGTCAGCTCCCAGTCTCTGGACCTGCGGCGATCCTGCCCCAAGGGCTCCCGGATCTTCCCCTCTGCTGGAGAGGGCTCCCTGCTGAACAAAGAGGCTGTGAAGTATGGAGAGCTCATTGTGCTGGGGTGAGTGGGGACTAGGGACGAGGTCTGATGGGGGGAGCCCTGGGGATATGCAGGTTGGTTTGTTAGTCTAGAGTCTCTAGGAGCATTGGGGCTGTGAAGGCCAGCTTGTTGAAGCATCTCCAGGATGCTCGGTGtgcacactggtttgttattgtagggtttcTTGGGGATGCTGGGGCTGGTTTATTAGGGAGGGATGAGGCGAACAAGAGCCCTCCCTGGTAACACAGATCCAGCTGCAGTGGGCACCTTGCCTGGACAGGACTCAGGgtacctgagttctattcccaggtctgccactgacCTTCAGCAAGTCCCATCCCCTTttggagcctcagtttccctcccactccttggcTATTCagactgtgaactctttggggcagagactctccCTCACTGTGTCTGTGCCAACACCCAGCACCATGTGTGCTTGGTGATGCTGGGACTGCTGCCTTCCTTAGAAGCACTGTTTAACCCTTTGTATGCTGCTAAGGTGCCAGTCGGGGAGTAGGCAGGGCTGGGCTCCCAGACCCACTCCCGGCTATCCCAGAATTCTTTGCTCATTGGTGTTGCTGTGCTGGCCCCGGGAGAGGGATTTGGCACTGCCATGACACCTGGTTTTTCTTGCTTGTGTTGCCATCCTGAGCCCAGAGTCGAGTGtctggcagggtgggggctgggtctTGTGCTGGctcaggaggggagggtgctgCCGGGGCGGAACAGTGTCTGTATGGGActaacctcccccccaccccacagataCAATGGCTCCCTGGCCAGTGGGGACAAGGGCCGACGCCGCAGCCGCATCGCACTCTTCAAGAGGCCGAAGGCCAATGGGGTGAAGCCGGATGTGATACACCACATCTCCACCCCCCTTGTGTCCAAGGTGAGCCATGCCCCTGCAACCACTGCCCCATGGCCATGGCTTCCAGCAGGCTCCcaggcagtgctgctgcctgctttgACCACCAAGGGGAGATACGGCATAAAGACACAGCACTGGGGGGCGCCAGCTctgatccggccccagggcggggggtACTGGCtgcctcgggggtggggggaagggagagaaggaatggGATATGGgccctttcccctctgggggcGCCAGATCTGATCTGGCTtgtggggacagggagtgggtaTGGGGGTGGTGCTGGGGCCATCTGGCTCAGGTCATGCTCTCTGCTCTCCCAGGCACTCAGTAACAAGGGCCAGCACAGCATCTCCTATACGCTGTCCCGCAGCCACTCGGTGATTGTGGAATATACGCATGACTGTGATACCGACATGTTCCAGGTACCGCACCgcagctacccacaatgcactgtggattccacccccccatcccccacacacacaatggcCAGTTGCCCATGACATCTTAGCTCAGCCACTGCCCCTTCCACCACTGCTTGACACAGGCTGGGGGTCAGGGTGCCCCCTTGTGGGAACAGCAGGCAGTACAGGCTGGGAGTCAAGGCTTGGCTAGAGCCTCCCCTTTGTGCCCATCAGAGCCCTTGTCTGGCCCTTTTGAGCCAGACACTGACTCTATGGATCCCATTTTGCCTCCACGAAGCCTCCATCTGCAGTTCTCACTCACATCCTGTCCTAGACTGTTGGCCATTATTGCTGTGcagcccccatgccccaccccagaggtggctgcatctcagtgtgGGTGAGGGAtctctgtataaacagcccccacaCCCTACTCCAGAGGTGTCTGCATGTCAGTATTGcctgagggatccctgtataaacagcccccacatcccaccccagaaGGTAGCTGCCTCTCAGcttggagggggcaggaggaagctGGTCACTCAGAACTAGTGTCTGTACAGATTGGCCGCTCCACGGAGAACATGATTGACTTTGTGGTGACGGACACGGCGCCTGGGGGCAGCTGCGCCAGTGAGGGGCAGTCGGCCCAAAGCACCATCTCCCGCTATGCCTGCCGCATCATTTGTGAGCGCAGCCCTCCCTACACCGCCCGGATCTACGCCGCAGGCTTCGACTCCTCGCGCAACATCTTCCTTGGAGTGAGTGAGTCCTGACAGTGCCGAGAGGGGACCTCCCCTCTCAGGGGTGCTGGCTGCAATCCGGCCCCAGACCAGGGGCACTGCCTGGCTCAGGGGtcagggaatgggacacagggcctttcccTCTAGGTCATGCTTCAATCCAACCCCAGGGCAGCTGGTCCTTGGGACACTTGTTCAGGGAAGCGGGTGCCTGAGGTCCCTGCCCTCAGTGGTTGTGAACCCAAAGGGAATCctggagggggagcaggagccATGGGTCATCACTGGGCTGGGTTCTGGTACAGGCTGGTGCCCTGTGGCTGAGGGATCTGGGGATcttctcctgggtgtggtgggagTCCAAGCATGGGGGACAGCAAGTTTCAAGCCCTGGGGAATGAACTGTAAGGGGCACCTTTGCCCTGGATCACTGGGAATAATGCAGGGGGTTGGGACCCATGGGTAGCAGGGTGACTGGGCCCTCGTGAAGGTACTGGGACCCTCTGGGTCCTGGAGGGTGCTGGGTGCGTGTGTTGGGCATGGAGGAGGATGGGGCAGATGTCCCTCTTGGGGACTGAACAAGGAGCTGGGTCCAGATGCAGGGATTCAGGGGAGGAGCTGTAAGgagccctcccccactcccccgcccatGCATTGCCATGACCCCTGACTGCTCTCATTGGCAGGAGAGGGCAGCCAAGTGGAGGACGCCGGACGGGCTGATGGATGGGTTGACGACCAATGGGGTGCTGGTGATGCACCCCACAGGGGGCTTCAGTGAGGACTCGGCACCTGGCGTGTGGCGCGAGATCTCAGTGTGCGGCAATGTGTATGCCCTGCGCGACAGTCGTTCCGCACAGCAGCGGGGCAAACTGGTACGTGGGGCCCACGTCATCCCTCCTGGGGGTCCCCCAttccctgcactgccccagggAGCTCCAACCTGTACCGTGGCAAGCTGGTACGTGGGGCCCCCAATACCCTCCTGGGGGGCCCTGTTCACTGCCATAGGAGGGCTCCTGGTCCACCCCTCCAGGGGGTTCCTCCTGCCCAGGGGgtgcccccacacccagctagggGGTTACAGGGACATGACTATAggtctggcagcagggaggcctGGCCCCCATGGTGGTCATAGGGGGAACCTCCCCCCTGCCAATCCAGAAAGGACTCAGTGCCCAGAGGGGTGCCCCTGGTTTGGAACAAACCCCCAGCCCTTTGGCCTGGTGCTCTTGCCCTCTCAGGAGCAATCCTCCCAGCCCCATGTGTCATGCCCCCTGGCCCCTAGCCTgagccctctcccccacacactcccagtCTGGTGATCCTTCCCCCAACGCCCCTCCAACTTGACCCCTTCCCACACCTGTCTGGAGCACATATCTCCCTCCCTTGGTCCGTCCTCTCCAGCCTGacttccccctttcccctccccagccccaacccccctcccttgGAACTGATGCTCTGACACGCCCAGCTCCCCGCCTCCAACTCCCATGTCCTGCAGGTGCAGAGCGAGTCCAACGTGCTGCAGGACGGCTCGCTCATCGACCTGTGCGGGGCCACGCTGCTGTGGCGGACCACGGCGGGGCTGCTGCTGACTCCCACCCTCAAGCAGCTGGAGGCGCTGCGCCAGGAGACGAATGCCGCCCGCCCCCAGTGCCCTGTGGGCTTCAACACGctggccttccccagcctggcccagcgTGGCGTGGTGGACAAACAGCAGCCCTGGGTCTACGTCAACTGCGGCCACGTCCACGGCTACCACAACTGGGGCTTCCGCAAGGAGAAGGGGGGGCTGGAGCGGGAGTGCCCCATGTGCCGCCGAGCCGGACCCTACGTGCCGCTCTGGCTGGGCTGCGAGGCTGGGTTGTACCTGGACACAGGCCGGCCCACCCACGCCTTCTGCCCCTGCGGCCACGTCTGTTCCCAGAAGACTGTGCAGTACTGGGCCCAGATCCCGCTGCCCCACGGCACCCATGCCTTCCATGCCGCCTGCCCCTTCTGTGGCACCTGGCTCACAGGCGAGCGGGGATTTGTG from Eretmochelys imbricata isolate rEreImb1 chromosome 7, rEreImb1.hap1, whole genome shotgun sequence encodes:
- the PELI3 gene encoding E3 ubiquitin-protein ligase pellino homolog 3 isoform X2 codes for the protein MVLEGSPEAVSSQSLDLRRSCPKGSRIFPSAGEGSLLNKEAVKYGELISTPLVSKALSNKGQHSISYTLSRSHSVIVEYTHDCDTDMFQIGRSTENMIDFVVTDTAPGGSCASEGQSAQSTISRYACRIICERSPPYTARIYAAGFDSSRNIFLGERAAKWRTPDGLMDGLTTNGVLVMHPTGGFSEDSAPGVWREISVCGNVYALRDSRSAQQRGKLVQSESNVLQDGSLIDLCGATLLWRTTAGLLLTPTLKQLEALRQETNAARPQCPVGFNTLAFPSLAQRGVVDKQQPWVYVNCGHVHGYHNWGFRKEKGGLERECPMCRRAGPYVPLWLGCEAGLYLDTGRPTHAFCPCGHVCSQKTVQYWAQIPLPHGTHAFHAACPFCGTWLTGERGFVRLIFQGPMD
- the PELI3 gene encoding E3 ubiquitin-protein ligase pellino homolog 3 isoform X1; this encodes MVLEGSPEAVSSQSLDLRRSCPKGSRIFPSAGEGSLLNKEAVKYGELIVLGYNGSLASGDKGRRRSRIALFKRPKANGVKPDVIHHISTPLVSKALSNKGQHSISYTLSRSHSVIVEYTHDCDTDMFQIGRSTENMIDFVVTDTAPGGSCASEGQSAQSTISRYACRIICERSPPYTARIYAAGFDSSRNIFLGERAAKWRTPDGLMDGLTTNGVLVMHPTGGFSEDSAPGVWREISVCGNVYALRDSRSAQQRGKLVQSESNVLQDGSLIDLCGATLLWRTTAGLLLTPTLKQLEALRQETNAARPQCPVGFNTLAFPSLAQRGVVDKQQPWVYVNCGHVHGYHNWGFRKEKGGLERECPMCRRAGPYVPLWLGCEAGLYLDTGRPTHAFCPCGHVCSQKTVQYWAQIPLPHGTHAFHAACPFCGTWLTGERGFVRLIFQGPMD